The following are from one region of the Sulfurimicrobium lacus genome:
- a CDS encoding TorD/DmsD family molecular chaperone produces the protein MPTPGERLRLLGALLAAPVAESRELLEDFSAHHGWLAAPLEELAATSLEEWQAEHTRLFVNGHPRTVCPPFQSAWLDGMMPGPATAAVAGLYRRLGLEEDGISPDFLGTMLECAAHLEESLGEPGQGEQVQAVQVQAVKDALWQEHLGRWLPQFTQALRDESRLALYRVLGGQLAAVCGENCA, from the coding sequence ATGCCTACCCCTGGTGAACGCCTGCGCCTGCTCGGCGCCTTGCTGGCGGCGCCGGTGGCGGAATCGCGCGAACTGCTGGAAGATTTTTCCGCCCATCACGGATGGCTGGCGGCGCCCCTCGAGGAACTCGCCGCCACCTCGCTTGAGGAATGGCAGGCGGAGCATACGCGCCTGTTCGTCAACGGCCATCCGCGCACCGTTTGCCCGCCCTTCCAATCCGCCTGGCTCGACGGCATGATGCCCGGTCCCGCGACCGCCGCGGTGGCCGGACTGTACCGCAGGCTCGGGCTGGAGGAAGATGGCATTTCGCCCGATTTTCTCGGCACCATGCTGGAATGCGCCGCACACCTCGAAGAATCGCTGGGCGAACCAGGGCAGGGCGAGCAAGTTCAGGCCGTGCAAGTTCAGGCCGTGAAAGACGCGCTGTGGCAGGAACACCTCGGCCGCTGGCTGCCGCAATTCACCCAGGCGCTGCGCGACGAGAGCCGCCTGGCGCTCTACCGCGTGCTGGGCGGCCAGCTCGCCGCCGTGTGCGGAGAAAACTGTGCCTGA